One stretch of Tachysurus fulvidraco isolate hzauxx_2018 chromosome 12, HZAU_PFXX_2.0, whole genome shotgun sequence DNA includes these proteins:
- the ppp1r14d gene encoding protein phosphatase 1 regulatory subunit 14B, whose translation MASEPGTQSRVMFQTKEEEPPHRKLGKLTVKYNRKDLQRRLDIEEWIDGQLHLLYDCEEEEIPELEIDIDELLELSDEEQRTRLHELLQECGKPKEDFINGLLYRMKGLRKMSGPLKK comes from the exons ATGGCGTCGGAACCAGGCACCCAGTCAAGGGTGATGTTTCAGACCAAAGAGGAGGAGCCCCCCCATCGCAAGCTGGGCAAATTAACAGTGAAATACAACCGTAAAGACCTCCAGAGGAGATTGGACATTGAGGAGTGGATCGACGGGCAGCTGCACCTGCTTTACGACTGTGAG GAGGAAGAAATTCCTGAGTTAGAGATTGACATTGATGAACTTCTGGAGCTCTCAGATGAAGAACAGAGAACCAGACTACAT GAGCTTTTGCAAGAATGTGGAAAGCCAAAAGAG GATTTTATCAACGGGTTACTTTATCGGATGAAGGGGCTGCGCAAGATGTCAGGGCCTCTCAAGAAATAG